The Fusarium poae strain DAOMC 252244 chromosome 2, whole genome shotgun sequence nucleotide sequence CTGGCAAGCTTCTCTATCGTGAAGCCAACTTCTGTCTTCTCGACTCACCAAATGCTGAATCGGGAGATGGACAAGTCGCGACTGTTCATGAATCAACTATTGTTCAGTACACGTCTTTGGCTGCATGGAAGGCCAACAAGTGCAGTGAAACCTGGCCTTGCGAGTCTCCGGTCCGCCAAACAGCAGCTTATGACACTGGTTTCGTGATTCTTCTTGAGAATGGGACCGTTCTTAGCTGTGGTGATCCTCGATTTCAAGACTGCCTTGGCcgtgaagttgatgagtcaTGGTATGTAAAGTTTAATAACATATACCAGTACAATACTAACTGGTCTTGAGTCCTGCCAACGTACCCAATGCTGTAGGAGATCTTAATGATCTTGGCGAATCCATCAAGAAGATATCTGCAGGAGGATACACCATTGGGGCACTAACAGAGAGCGGCGGAATGTACCTCTGGGGCATGAGATCACCCGGTACACAAAGTCGACACGCCGCATTCACTGATCTTGGTCCTACACCAAGCTACGTGGAAGTCGATGGAGACAAAGATGTGCAAGACTTTGCAATTGGAGAATTCCATGCGATCGCCCTTACTACCGATGGTTGCATTTACGTCACAGGAGACAACACTAATGGCCAGATCGGTCTTGGCAAATTCGTAACAAAGAATGCATTGTGGTCaaaaatagattttatactTCCTCCAGATGAGGAGGTTGTGGCTGTTGAAGCTGGTCCAAGGGCATCTTTTATAGTCACAGCAAAGACGCCATCATAACAATGCCAAAGCTCAGAATGAGCTGCCCTTCTATCTGAACCAGCTCTATCAAGCCCAGTGACCCTCTATTGTACAAGGCTTCTCGTTGTGTTCATCTGCATAAGGGTAATCATAGACTCGTCAGGTAATCCTCAATCTCTTGAGGGGTCAGCTTTCTGAAACGGGGTCCGACAGCCCCCTCGACGCCCTCGAGACCCAAAAGGTGGTCTGCGGGGGCACCAACAATACCTGCAACATGTTAGTCTAATCCCGCCTGGTGGAATATTGAAGCTTACCAATCTCGATGGTGTCACCGTTCATCTCGCCCTCAATGTTGTCCTTCAAGGTCAACAGAGCAATGTGGATGGcatcctcaagctcaagtTCTTCCGAGTATCGCTTCTCCAAAAAGGTCTTGGCCTTGGTTGCACTCTTGCCAATGGCTGTGGCCTTCCATGGGTAGTAACTACCAGAGGGGTCGACTTGGTACAGCATAGGGCCTCCCTTGTGAATGCCTCCGGTCTTTCTGTTGACCTTCTTGTCCTCGCTATCCTCCAGAGAGGTCTTTTCCTCATCCTCGGGCTCAATGCCCTCGTCCCAACCAGCAATCAAGAGACTGACTCCATAAGGTCGTACACCGGCTGACTGGGTGGCCTCCTGCATAACTCGGGCGACGTCCTGCACCAATATTCTGGTAGGGGGGTACTCGTTGTAGATGCGCTTGTACTCGGTATGCGAAACCTTGCGTGCTCGGTCCACCAATACTCGGTAGTCGGGGCCCATGCCGGAGTATACCATGCCAATGTTGGGGGTGATGTCGCTGATCTTGGAGAGGGAGCTCTGGTCGGCGAGAGGAGATGATGACTTCTTTTCGGTGGCAATGACAATACCGTTGGTAGCTTTTGGTGATCAGTAGGAGCTCGTCAGGATCTTGAAAGCGGCGCGAACCTTTGATGCCAAGGGCAGTGATACCCTGGTTTACAGCATTGAGTGCATACTCTATTTCGTCATGTTAGTTTTCCGGGTCGAGTTAATTGCAAGAAGCTTCGATTTGCAATAGCTCCCAAGTTATGCATAAATCAATTACGTACCTATCTGTACCAGCTTTCCGCTATGATTTTGTCAGCCATGATATTCCCATAGCAAGATAGCAGTGTCGTCACCGAAACATACCTGGGGGAGAAGGTTGTGAGAGAGAAGGAGTAACGATCAGCCATAGTTCAATATTGTGTGTTGTTAAACTCGGTCTGAATGTGGTGATGGTTGAACTATGGTCGTTTATCAATTCGTGGGGTTGACAAGGAGATATCAGCAAGGCTACAACTGGAGCTTTGGTGTTTGGCCAAAGCAGCTGTAGCCTCTAGGCAGGCCCAGCTGCGCGTCTAGCTCAACCGCCAGGAGCAGCTGTATGCGGGGCAACAGATTATCCGAAGTCCGAACGGCGGCTCCACACGCAAAGCAGAGCTCTTCTAGCAGTTTGGTGAACGGCTGGTTcggctttcttcttcaatcttCTCCTACAAAAAAGAGGCTGAGCTGGCCTCTTGCATGTTACATGTCCTTGTCATGATCTTGGCGAGCGTTTGCTTCCCCGCTCTCCTTTCGGTCTCATTTAACTTTCAGCTTTGCAAAAACATGTAGGTTGCGCCTGGCACGCCTCAAAACGGCCGACTACGTATTCGCACATTCCGCATTTTTTGCTTTGTTCTGCTGTCACTACCTCTATTTCTTTCACATCCACAGGTCAACGTAAGCCATCATGGATGCGCGTCCTACTTGGGATTGGTCCTCGGTAGGAGACAATTCTGCTCCTCATGAACCCGAACCAGAGCCTCGTCGATCATCGCAATATGCTTGGACTCCTCAAGCAGGTACCGCATCGCGTGAGGAGACGTCACCGTCACCTCAGCAGGAACCCCAACCTGCGCCTGGGAACAGGCGCTATGGCACGCGTACTTGTCGTATCTGCTTCGATGCTGAAGAGCCCAAGTTTCCTGATCAGTCGACCACTTTTGGCATTCAAACAGGATCATCTCGACCTACATACGTCTCTGACGACCCGGAATTGGGAAGGTTGTTATCACCATGCAAGTGTAAGGGATCGCAGAAATATGTCCACGAAGGGTGCCTCAACGCATGGAGACTTGCAAACCCTATGGAAGCAAGGAACTATTGGCAGTGTCCAACCTGCAAGTTCACTTATCGCATTTCACGACTACACTGGGGCTCTGTTTTGAGCAGCAAGTGGGCACAGGTCGGCTTAACCCTGTGTTGTTGTATACTGAGCATCTTCATGCTTGGCTTCATTGCAGACCCTCTCTTCGATCTATGGTCTGACCCGATTGGAACCCTCGGCGAGACTGTCACAAGCGTGGTTACAGATATCGAAGCCCTGAGGCGACCTCCACCACCAGAGCCCACGTCGTGGATCGAGCACTTCACCAAGGGATTCTTCTCCCTGGGAATTGTCGGATTGTTCAAGACGATGTTCACTGTCAACCCGTTtcattggtggcagctgcgAAACAGCGGGGTGGCTGGTGGTGGCAGGAGAGGAGGCACTGGTCGAAACCGTGTCGAGAACATCAGCCTGATCTTTGTTCTCATCGGCGCATTCACATTTCTTATGGGCATTTGGAAATTTGTTCAGAAGCTGAGCGCTCGTATCCTCAAGAACGTGAGCGACAGGGTTGTCGATATCggggaagacgatgatgacgaagatgagagTAAGAAAGACCAATGAAGCTCTCTGGGCTATCGTCCTGGAAAGAgccttttgttttgtttatGATCCAAATGCTTTGCTTCGTGTATGTATTTGCACACTCTTAAGTTGCCTAGACCTTGCTCTTCCGTGTCAAGTCGACTAGTCTGTGTGCAAAGATTTACGCTCGGTTGTGCCTTGAGAAAGGGATCGTTTTGGTTCTTTTCTCGCTGGCCAGCATGAGATTATCAGCCTTCATTCACGCATCGTGATGCCTTTGGGCGTTCATAACGGTGTGAGGCATCTGCTGGGTACACCACCCCCGTACATAAGCAGTGAGCAGATTGTCGAATGTTGGTTGATACATACCTatcctttaaatattaattgaTGGTCGAATGACCCCTTCCTGAACAACCATTTGCCCGCCGGAATAATGAGAACCACGTGCAATCTACAATTCTAATCGTCGTGTAATATGTATGCTTTGGCCCGTATTAGATCACTGGTGTCGTGAGAAAAGCCCAATATACCCAGCGTCGATTAATACGAACTGATATCGTATTCTCTCTCTTCATGGCATTTGAGTCGGATATTTATCCCCCCGTCACCGAGATGACGTTGGAATTTGGGGTCCTAATCCCTGCATCTGAAAACGGATAGCAGACAATTCATGTGGGCCATCACTCATGAATTCGGTCGGGGCTGGACAAAAAGCCAATCTATCATCAATTGACTGCGCCAACCATGGCTCCTTAGTATCCATTGCGGACGGACCTGATTGCTCACCTTCGCTCGTTTCTCTATTTTTACAACAGTCAAAGATCCCTCTTTTGAATCCAACATATACAGCGAGCGGTTATCGAGCTTACACGAGACCCTGATTCTCTTCCCAAGTGTCCACGATTAAGAAACACTTCAACTGTCGCATTGGCTGTTCTCGACCTTTCGAGGCAGCATAGCATCTCTCGCGACTCACAAATACCTCGAATCGATCGAAATCAATTTACGACTCGCCCATCATGCATTTCGCATACCCTCCTCGAAAGAACTCCAACCCACCCCCCTTCGGGCGACGCTCAGGGAATATACCACCGATTCTACGACGACTTCGCAAAAGAACcattcttttttgttttctAGGCGTTGTCGGACTTCTTTATCTACTCCTCGGGTCGAAATCCGGCTCGCCTTACCGCGAGCACGTACCCTCAGGAAACCCTCCAGTTGTTGTGGTCACGGTCTCCGATTATTCAGAGTACAGTACCTCTTATCTGGAATCTATTCGAAACAACCGCGAGCAGTATGCCAAAAGACACGGTAAGGGAATCACGGGTGTTGGATTTGCAGATGGGGACTAATATCTGGCTGCAGGATATGAAGCCATGGTTGTGAAAGTTAGCGACTACGATACGGGCGAATCTCCCAAGTCTTGGGCCAAGATCATGGCAATGCGCCATGCGCTCTCGAAATACCCTGATGCCACATATGTGTGGTTCCTCGATCAAAACGCCTACATCATGGAGCTGGACAAGACATTGGAGGAGCAAGTGATGGAGCCAGCAACACTGGAGAGTCTCATGATCAGGGATTGGTCTGTTGTGCCTCCGGACAGCATCATCAAAACGTTTTCCCATCTGAAAGGTCAAGACGTGAACCTCGTCATCAGCCAGGATGAAGTTGGACTAGTCACTAATAGTTATGTCCTCAAGAATGGCGATTGGGCAAAGTTCTTTATCGAAACATGGATGGACCCTCTCTACCGAAGCTACAACTTTGAAAAGGCTGAGCGTCATGCCCTTGTAAGTTCAACCGATTACACTGACAACGAGTCCGAACTAATATCCCCGCAGGAACACATCGTTCAGTGGCACCCAACCATCCTCTCGAAGCTCACCCTCGTCCCCCAACGCACAATTGCCTCGTACGGCCGTAACAAGGAGGGCAATGCCTACAGGGACGGGGACTTTGTGACGCTCATGGTTGATTGTACCGTCACAGGCCAGGCATCATGCGATAAGATGTCGCATGTTTACCAGCAACAGTTGAGGAAAAAATTTGGTAATGAGGTTGCGTAGAAGAGGAAATGAGcatcatgacatgacataGGCATTTGAGCAAAGGTCATTGGGCGTTTTGTGATATACTCGGAGGGGGGCTTGCTTATTGGAGAAGGGAAAAAGCCGATGGGTTATTTTCTTGGCGTTTGTTGGTCATTTATCGGTTGCATTTAACTATATGTCGAAACTGAGCATCTATACTACATTGTGTGAGGATATGTTGAGATTGAACAACGAGCATCAGTTCATACATTTGTGATCCAAGCAATGGGATTCTTTTCGGCGAGCTTAGCCGGAAACTCTTATTAGCGCTTCGTATTCTAATTCTAGAAGTTGCCGCCGCAGTTGATCACCGCAAAGGAGCTGGGACCTCTTGTAGGATGAACAAGGATGGTGTAGCC carries:
- a CDS encoding hypothetical protein (BUSCO:54389at5125) is translated as MQLPLLSSPSDEAMSLYATGFNAWNQLNFESSPSDQEPDDLFTFTKVLTDKTIGNIIPKISYTAVQRNNTWAFAGSCPGKLLYREANFCLLDSPNAESGDGQVATVHESTIVQYTSLAAWKANKCSETWPCESPVRQTAAYDTGFVILLENGTVLSCGDPRFQDCLGREVDESCPANVPNAVGDLNDLGESIKKISAGGYTIGALTESGGMYLWGMRSPGTQSRHAAFTDLGPTPSYVEVDGDKDVQDFAIGEFHAIALTTDGCIYVTGDNTNGQIGLGKFVTKNALWSKIDFILPPDEEVVAVEAGPRASFIVTAKTPS
- a CDS encoding hypothetical protein (TransMembrane:3 (i163-184o231-252i273-296o)~BUSCO:35474at5125~CAZy:GT34), with amino-acid sequence MDARPTWDWSSVGDNSAPHEPEPEPRRSSQYAWTPQAGTASREETSPSPQQEPQPAPGNRRYGTRTCRICFDAEEPKFPDQSTTFGIQTGSSRPTYVSDDPELGRLLSPCKCKGSQKYVHEGCLNAWRLANPMEARNYWQCPTCKFTYRISRLHWGSVLSSKWAQVGLTLCCCILSIFMLGFIADPLFDLWSDPIGTLGETVTSVVTDIEALRRPPPPEPTSWIEHFTKGFFSLGIVGLFKTMFTVNPFHWWQLRNSGVAGGGRRGGTGRNRVENISLIFVLIGAFTFLMGIWKFVQKLSARILKNVSDRVVDIGEDDDDEDESVVGLLYLLLGSKSGSPYREHVPSGNPPVVVVTVSDYSEYSTSYLESIRNNREQYAKRHGYEAMVVKVSDYDTGESPKSWAKIMAMRHALSKYPDATYVWFLDQNAYIMELDKTLEEQVMEPATLESLMIRDWSVVPPDSIIKTFSHLKGQDVNLVISQDEVGLVTNSYVLKNGDWAKFFIETWMDPLYRSYNFEKAERHALEHIVQWHPTILSKLTLVPQRTIASYGRNKEGNAYRDGDFVTLMVDCTVTGQASCDKMSHVYQQQLRKKFGNEVA
- the PCA2 gene encoding putative proteasome subunit alpha type-2 (MEROPS:MER0004996~BUSCO:42054at5125) codes for the protein MADRYSFSLTTFSPSGKLVQIEYALNAVNQGITALGIKATNGIVIATEKKSSSPLADQSSLSKISDITPNIGMVYSGMGPDYRVLVDRARKVSHTEYKRIYNEYPPTRILVQDVARVMQEATQSAGVRPYGVSLLIAGWDEGIEPEDEEKTSLEDSEDKKVNRKTGGIHKGGPMLYQVDPSGSYYPWKATAIGKSATKAKTFLEKRYSEELELEDAIHIALLTLKDNIEGEMNGDTIEIGIVGAPADHLLGLEGVEGAVGPRFRKLTPQEIEDYLTSL